One stretch of Arachis duranensis cultivar V14167 chromosome 1, aradu.V14167.gnm2.J7QH, whole genome shotgun sequence DNA includes these proteins:
- the LOC107492007 gene encoding uncharacterized protein LOC107492007, whose protein sequence is MPSYATFIKDLLFEKKALKGDKTVVLTKEYSALIQSKLSKKMPDPGSFQIPCTIGNVTFDKALCDLSSSINMMPLSVMKKLQIQEAQPTRIALEMASKFLRQAHGLVENVLVKVGELFLSVDFVILDMGEDVNDSIILGRPFLATGKALVNLERGKKFTMRGEDLSSSELL, encoded by the exons ATGCCTTCCTATGCTACATTTATAAAGGACTTACTCTTTGAGAAGAAAGCCTTAAAGGGAGATAAAACAGTGGTCTTGACCAAGGAATATAGTGCACTCATTCAGAGCAAGCTgtcaaagaagatgccagatccagggagctttcagaTTCCTTGTACTATTGGGAATGTCACCTTTGACAAAGCCCTTTGTGATCTTAGCTCAAGTATCAATATGATGCCACtgtctgtgatgaagaagctgcaaatTCAGGAGGCACAGCCTACAAGGATAGCATTGGAGATGGCTAGTAAATTTCTGAGGCAGGCACATGGGCTAGTGGAAAATGTCTTGGTCAAGGTTGGGGAGCTCTTCCTCTCTGTAGATTTTGTGATACTTGATATGGGAGAGGATgtaaatgactccataatactgggaagaccattcctggCCACTGGAAAAGCTTTAGTTAATCTTGAGAGAG gaaagaagttcacAATGAGGGGTGAAGACCTAAGCTCCTCTGAGCTCCTCTGA